The DNA window GAGCCGCTTTTTCATGGATTTCAAGCATTGGCCGGACCGAAGAGGATACCGAATTCCCCGCAACATTCATCGACGCCTTACCAACATATGCCCCGATTGCGGTTCGGGGAAGCACTTCAACCTGAGAATGGGTGGCAAACCGCGCCGCAAGACTGGCATGCGCCTCGCTCAACGGTTCACAGCAATGAACAGTGCCTCTGAAGCCCTTATCGAGCAATTGCTGCGCGAACTGCCCACAATTGGCCCCAACGTCGATAACATGGCCGATGGACCGGCTATGCAGCCAGTCCACTAGCGCTTGGCGCTCGTCCTGCGCCACCGCCACCAATTGCACGCCAGCCGGCCTAAGCGCGGCATTGATCCAACGCTTGACCGTCTGCCGCATAATGCCGTTTAGGCCGCTGCGCCGTGGCAATGCTTGTATTTGTTGCCCGAGCCGCAAGGACATGGAGAATTGCGGCTCACGTCCATGCCGGCATAGGGGTTGTCCTTGATTGACCCGCCCGGCCCCACGGCTGCGCGCGGACTGCCAGCAAGCGAACCGAACATTGCCGGCCGCGCTGCTGAACCGTCGCCATCATTCGAATTGTCGAGGCCTGTTAACGGATCGATATGGCCGGTCAGGAAGTCGGGTAGATCAGGTAATTCATCCTGAACCGGCGGCGCCACCCGCAATTCGCTCTTCAACAGAATGCTGGTGATGTCCTCGCGCAATGTGTCGAGCATTTGTTCAAACAGACCGAACGCTTCTTGCTTATATTCGTTGATCGGCTGTTTTTGTGCGTGGGCCCGCAGGCCGACGACCTGACGCAACGCGTCGAGTGTGGCGAGGTGTTCTTTCCAATGGTAGTCGAGCCGTTCGAGAAGGATGCTTTTCTCCACACGCGTCCAGATCGCCGGATCGGCATTCGCGATCTTGCGCTGCATGATGGCCTCGGTCTGCTCGAGAAGCCGTTCTTCGAGAATGTCCGGTTCCACCGTATCTTCTTCCAGCCATTGATCGATTGGTGGCTCAATGCCCAAAGTCTCTTTTACCCGTTCCTTCAAACCGGCAATGTCCCATTGCTCTGGATAAGAGCCCGGAGGGCACGCGACGGTAACAATCGAATTCACAGTGTCATGACGCATATCGACCACCACATCGCCGACCGCTTCGCTATCCATAATCTCGGAGCGCTGCTCGTAAATGACCTTCCGTTGATCATTCATAACATCATCATATTCGACGACTTGCTTGCGAATATCGTAATTGCGCGCTTCGACCTTTTTCTGCGCGGTTTCGATGGCTTTTGACAGCCATTTGGAACCGATTGCTTCGCCATCTTCCAGATTGGAATTCATCATCCTGCTGAACAATGTGTCAGGCCCGAAAATGCGCAAAAGATCGTCTTCAAGGCACAGATAGAAACGGCTGAGGCCTGGATCACCCTGACGGCCTGAACGCCCGCGCAATTGATTATCAATTCGGCGGCTTTCATGGCGCTCGGTTGCGAGAACGAACAAACCGCCAGCCTCGACCACTTTCTCGCGCTCGGCAGCAACCTCATCTTCTATTGCCTTCTCAGCCGCATCGCGCTCTGGGCCCTCGGGCATGTCCTTGAGTTCATCTTCAACCCGGAATTCGACATTGCCGCCGAGCTGAATGTCGGTGCCGCGGCCCGCCATATTTGTCGCAATTGTGACCGCCCCAATCCGGCCTGCCTGCGCCACAATATGCGCCTCACGCTCATGGAATCGGGCGTTTAGAACCTCATGTTCAACGCCCTCTTTCTTGAGGAATTCTGCGAGCAATTCGGATTTCTCGATCGAAACCGTACCGACAAGAACCGGCTGCCCAATCGCATTCTTCTCCGCAATTGCCTTGGCAATGGCCTGGAACTTGTCCTGCGTATTTTTGTAGAATTCGTCGTCTTCGTCGATCCGCTGAACGGGCTTATTGGTCGGAATTTCGACCACTGACATCTTGTAGATGTCCCAAAATTCGCTCGCTTCGGTCGCCGCGGTGCCGGTCATACCGGACAATTTCGGGTACATGCGGAAATAATTCTGGAATGTAATCGACGCCATTGTCTGATTCTCAGGCTCGATCTTGACACCTTCTTTGGCCTCAACCGCCTGATGCAAACCGTTTGACCAACGGCGGCCGTCCATCATCCGGCCGGTGAACTCATCAATGATAACAATCTTCTCGTCTTTGACGATATAATCGGTGTCGCGCTTGAACATCTTGTTCGCTTTGAGCGCCTGATCAAGATGGTGAACGACTTGCGTGTTTTCGACATCATAGAGATTGTCGGTTTGCAGCAATCCAGCTTCGATCAAGATTTTTTCGATCTCCTCGGTGCCTTCTTCGGTCCAGGAGATGTTTTTGGTCTTCTCGTCCGCGTCGTAATATTCCTCGGGAATTTCCTTCACCACCGCATCGATTGAAATATACAAATCGGTTTTATCTTCGGTCGGTCCGGAGATAATCAGCGGTGTGCGCGCCTCGTCAATCAGGATCGAGTCAACTTCGTCAACAATCGCGAAGTTGAACGGTTTTTGGACCATTTGTTCGCGATTATGCTTCATATTATCGCGCAGATAATCGAAGCCGAATTCATTGTTCGTGCCGTATGTGATGTCTGCGGCATAGGCCTCCCGACGCTCGAACTCTCCGAGATTGGGAATGATAACCCCGACCGTAAGACCCATCCACGTATACAGCTGCCCCATCCATTCGGCATCGCGGCTGGCCAGATAATCATTGACCGTCACAACGTGGACGCCCTTGCCCTCGATCGCATTCAGATATGTCGCAAGCGTTGCAACAAGGGTCTTGCCCTCACCCGTGCGCATCTCGGAAATTTCACCCCGGTGCAGCACCACGCCGCCGATCAGCTGAGTATCGAAATGGCGCATTCCAAGGACGCGGATCGACGCTTCGCGAACCGTTGCAAATGCCTCGGGTAGAATGTCGTCTAGCGTCTTCCCATCAGCCAGTTGGCCGCGGAATTTCTCTGTTTGAGCCTGCAACTCGGCATCGCTCAGCGCCTGAATCTGCGGCTCTAAAGCGTTTATTTGATTGACAATTTTGCCAATCGATTTGACGTAGCGGTCATTAGAAGAACCGAAAACGGTTTTCAGAAGTGTATTGATCATGGATGGTCTTTCGAAAGACGAGTATTTTTTAACTTTCGCGCCAAGCACGCATGAAAACAGCGTGCTGCACGGCTGTGACACAGGAAATTTCTATCGCAGCGCGCTACTCGTAAGCGCGGTCGATTCCCATTTGAACGGTCGGAATGTAGATTATGACCGGCTTGCGCGGCTTGCACGCCTTACCCGAACCGGATTTGCCCGGTACCGGTTTCCGGTCAGCGCGGCATTCACATTGGCTTTGCTTGCCTGATTGTGATGTCTCTGAACTTGCCACTTGCTCGCACGCTTCGGAAAGCATCGCTGCATTGGCAGGCGCGCCCACAGCCGCAAGGCCGGAAAGAAGCGCAAATAAGGCGAGTAAACCACGCATAGCGACCCTATAGGAAGCATAATTGCTCTCGTCCACTATTCGCATTGCTGTGGTTGAGAATGAGGATCGACAAATATTCTGTTCAAACTATTCAAAATACCGCTTCGCATATTCCGTGAAACGATGTGGAGGTGATTGCCCCATCTGCCGGGACATCCTAAGCGGCATCAAATATGGACAATGAACGCTCACCGCTCGCCCAGCCCTTTCCCAATATGCCAACAATCGGCGGCGTGACGCTGCGCACCGCGCGAGCACATTATAAGGACTGGGATCGCGCTGACCTTACCTACGCCGAATTTGCCGAGGGGACGGCGGTTGCAGGTGTATTCACGCAAAGCGCCTGCCCATCCAGCGAAGTCGAAATTGGCCGCGAACAGATCAAAAACGGCACCGCGAGAGCTTTGATAGTCAACGCCGGCAATTCCAACGCCTTCACCGGCTATCGCGGGCGTGAGGCGGTGGATCAAATCATGACGCAAGTTGCGGAGCATCTCGGCTGTGCGTCTGAACAGGTTTTCGTATCGTCCACCGGTGTGATCGGGGTGCCGTTGCCCAAAGACAAGGCAAGGGACGGCGTAGCAAAAGTGCTGACTGCTGAGACCTGTACTTGGGAAGAGGCAGCGGACACCATTGCAACTACCGATACCTTTGCCAAAGGCGCTACAGCTTCGGCAATAGTTGGCGACAAGACGGTCCAAATCAGCGCGATCATCAAGGGCAGCGGCATGATCGCGCCCGACATGGCAACTATGCTTGGTTATATCTTTACCGACGGTGCAATTGATCCTGCATTTTTGCAAGAGCTCCTTTGTGCTGCCAATCAACAGACGTTTTCGTGCATCACGGTCGATAGCGACACTTCAACTAGCGACACCGTTCTGGCCTTTGCAACGGGCAAGGCAGGTAATGCGCCGCTGGCTTCGTTTGATGATGCAGGAGCTGATGCATTTGCCGCCGCCCTGCATGATGTCTGCCGCCAAATGGCACATCTAGTGGTGCGCGATGGCGAAGGCGCTCAGAAATTTATCGCGATCACCGTCAGCGGAGCTCAGTGTGACGAAAGCGCCCGCAAAATCGGCCTATCCATTGCAAATTCTCCGCTGGTCAAAACGGCCATTGCAGGTGAGGATGCTAATTGGGGCCGCGTTGTCATGGCGGTCGGGAAGGCAGGCGAACCTGCCGATCGCGACAAACTCTCGATCGGATTTGGCGGAATTTGGGCCGCCCGCAACGGTCAGCCTGTGCCGGATTATGACGAGGCGCCAGTGGCAAGACATTTAAAGGGGCAAGACATCAATATCGAAGTCGATATCGGCATCGGATCAGGCCGCGCCACTGTATGGACTTGTGATTTGACCCATGGATACATCACCATCAATGCGGACTACCGGTCATGATTATTCCGAACTTGGATAGATTAAACCAAGCAATGCTTAATCTGCTCGTGAGCGTATCAGATTCTGCAATCTTGCCACGGTATCGTAATCTGGTGTCGAGCGAAATCGCCGATAAGGGCAAAAACGAACTCGTCACCATTGCAGACCGCGAAAGCGAAGTGTTGCTGGCGGAGGGCCTTGAAAAACTGATTCCCGGTCTCGCTATTGTCGGAGAGGAAGCGAGCGATGCAGACGCATCGGTGTTGGACGGCCTGTCGCAGCAATGCTGGATTATTGACCCGATTGACGGCACCGGAAACTTTGCCAGCGGCAATCCGCCATTCGGCATCTTGATTGCGCTTTGCGAAGGCGGCCTCACTCAAGCCGGTTGGATTTACGATCCGCTCGAAGGCCGGTTCTGCCACGCGAATCGCGGTGGAGGCGCGTTCATTGATGGCGAACGGATTGCCGCAAAAACCACTGGCGCGGCCCCTCCCATTGCGGGCATCTCGACGCTGTTCATGCAAGACGGCCAGCGCGAACAGGTACAGCAAAATATTGCCCCGCACTATACGCTGGTCGACATACCTCGCTGCGCCGCAGAACAATATCCGCGGCTTGCCCTTGGAACCAATGATGTCAGCATTTTCAATCGCACGCTTCCGTGGGATCACGCCGCAGGTGTGTTGTGGCTTAACGAAGCCGGAGGCAAAGCCGCCCGCAATGATGGCAGCGAGTATCGCGTTGATGAATGGGACAAACCTGGCCTAATCGGAGCGGCCAGCCCTGCCCTTTGGGAAGAACTGGCCGAACGAATGGCTAGACTGGATTAAAGTTCGCTTTCGAGCCACGCCTTTAGCTGGCCCTTAGGGGCAGCGCCCAGTTTTTGCGCAACCGCTTTACCGTCTTTGAACAGCACCATCAGCGGAATCGATTGCACGCCGATCTCACCGGGCACGCCGGTATTTTCCATGATGTCCATCTTCGCGATGGTCACTTGTTCGCCCAATTCGTCGCTAATTTCTTCGAGCGATGGGCCGATCATTTTGCATGGGCCGCACCATTCAGCCCAGAAATCCACCAGCACGGGTTTGCTGGATTCCAGAACATCGGCTTTAAAACTTTCATCAGTGACGTTGATTGTCGCCATGGGAATATCTCCTTATTGTATGACACCTATCTAGGTGCAAAATAACTTTACTCAACGGGCAGGCTGGCAAAGCTTTGCTGCTTTGTGGACAATTCGGATTTGCCCGCAGCCAGCGCTTCGGCAGGAATCTCGATCATTCTTGGCGTCTGGGTATACAGCAAAGCGGCGCGAACTGCCCTACCCGGATAAATCGTTTCAAGCGCCGCGACATAGGCTGACATTTGCCGGATTGTGCTTGCAGGCACTTGATCGAGCGAATTCGGCGGTCTGCGAGCAGTTTTGAAATCGACAACTGTCACCGCATCACTGGTAATCAGCAGGCGGTCAGCAACACCGGCAATAACTTGCCCATCCACTGTCGCGGCGAGTGGAACTTCAGCCAGGGCATCATCCCCGAAAATGGCCGCGAACTCGGAGTCTTCGAGCACTGCCAGCGCGGAATTTGCTATCTCCTGTCGCGATGCAGGACCTAGCTCCGCCGCTTGCTTAGCCAGCCAGGCCGACGCCCGGATGGCGCGATCTGCATGCGGCACATCGGGAAGGCGTTCGAGCAGTTTGTGGATCAGTATCCCGCGCCGCGCTGCTTCACGCGCAACTTCGGGCGCCAGTGGCGGATCGGCTGCCTGCTCATCCCCAGCAGAGGAAGGTGCAAGCGGACGGGGTGGCCTTGGTTCGGGCCCGATAGGCTTCGTCACCCATTCGGGAAGTGCGATGGCGACTTTGGTCGTTTCCCGATTGCCGACCGGCATCGTCGCGGCGCGTGCGCCCAATTCCCAGCGGGCGCCCCACAGATCATCCTCAAGCCCTTCGTCACCTTCAAACAGTGGCTTCAAACGAGCGAACCAACTGTCTTCGCCAGGGCCTTTCTTGGCCTCGCGTGATCCGAGCGAACCGCCAATGAACAGCGCTTCTTCAGCGCGGGTCATTGCCACGTAGAGCAGCCTCCAATGTTCCTCCAAATCAGCCGCCAAAGCAGCTTCTTTTGCAGCGGCAACCGGCCCGGCAATCTGTTCACCGCTCAATCCCGGCATCGGCACCTTGCGCGTTTGATCAGAACCCGGTGTGGTTTCCTCCAACGAAATATCAGGAGAAGAACCAGGGCTGCCGGTCGCATCAGCCAGAATGACAATCGGCGATTGTAGTCCCTTTGATCCATGAACAGTCATGACCCGAACCAGATCCGAGCTTTCTCCGGCCTCGCGCTTCAATTCCCCCTCGCCGGCGTCAAACCACTGAATGAGACCCTGCAAGCTGATCGTGTGATCAACTGAATAGGCATGTGCAGCATTGAGCAGCTCATCGATCGGGTCATTGGCCTCTCGTCCGAGCCGTTCAATCAGATTGCGGCGGCCTCTTAGCGGACCGGTCAAAATCCAGTGGAGCAATGCCTGCGGTGTTTCGTAATCTGCCTGAGCGAGAATCTTCTTAAGCGATTCCACTGTCTGCTGAACCATTGGCGTTTCGCTAGATGCCAGATGTTCCCACAGGCCCACCTTTTTATCGCGGTAACCATGGTCGAGCAGATCCTGCTGGCTCCAGCCCATAATGGGCGAGACAAGCAAATTGGCAAGGCTGAGGTCGTCAAGCGGCTGAGCCGCAAAGCGTAAAGCAGCCATCAAATCGCGCACCGCCAGCGGATTGCCAAGCCGCAACCGGTCGACGCCCGCCACCGGGACACCAGCGCTGTAGAGCCGCGCTACGATCAGGCTGGCGAGTTCCTTGCGCTTGCGCACCAGCACCATGACATCACCCGGCCCAGCATTGCGTTTACTGCCTTTGACCAGTGGGAATCCGTTGTCCATCCAACGCCGAACCTGACGGGCGATGTTGTCCGCCATCAATCGGTCATGGCGCGCCAGCCAGCTGTCTTCTTCGTCCCCGTCATCGCCCTCTTCGGACGCGCCAGTAACGGGATTCCACAAAGTGACGAGGCCCGGGCGGTCCTGCCCGATATGCGGGTCAGGGGCTTGCTTCAGGCCAATTTTGTCCCAGCCGATTGCGCCAATTGCCTGATCAACAAAGTCCAATACTGGCGCGGCTGTTCGGAAGGATTGGCCGAGCCCATATTCTTGCAAGCGCCGGACAGGAATGTTGGCGCGCAATGCCTCGGCATTATCAGCGGCGGCGGACATTTCCTTTTCCACACGCTCCCGTGCCGCCTCGAAATTTTCCGGGCTTGTGCCTTGGAAACCAAAAATTGCCTGCTTGTAATCGCCGACGGTGAACAGCGTACGCAGCTTGTTGTCGCGTGCGCCAGCGCCAGCGAAATAGTCGCCAATCAATGCAAAGATGATATCCCATTGCTGAGCATTGGTGTCTTGTGCCTCGTCGATCAGAATATGGTCAAATTGGCGATCAAGCTTGTAGCGTATCCAATCTGCCATATCGGCATTGCCAAGCAATTGCGCGGCCTGCCTGATCTGGTCATCGAAATCGATATAGCCTTCGCGAGCCTTGGCCGCATCCCAAAGCAGCGCGAATTTCCTGCCCACTTCCAATGCCGGAGTGAGCAGCTCCGCTAACTCAACCAACGCCAACAAGTCTTTCACCCGCGCAATCGACGCAATCACTCGCTCGATATCGGCGGCGTGGTTCGGATCACGCTTTACTAGATTAGCGAGCGGAGTGCCTTTCTTGGTAAGAACCGGTCCGAAAAACTGGTCAATCGTCGCCAGCCGCTCAACCGGATCGCGCTCTATCCAAGCGCCAATTGCCTCTGTGCCGCTCTGCCCCGTTTTGGTGTTCCAATCGGCGAATGTCGCCAATGCAGATCGCAATGCTGCCATGTCAAACACATCATCAGCACACAAAGCAGCTGCATCCTCCGCACTGGCACTTGAGGCCAGACCCAGCAACTGGCAGACACGAGGCCGCATCGGCGGTTGCCAAGCGGCGCTGCCATACCAAAGGTGCGACGCTGAAGCACAAGTCATCAACCATCCGCGAACCGCGTCAGCACCTTTGCGCAAGGAAAAGGCGGCAATCGCATCCAGCGTCGCCTGATCGCCCTGCTCACGAGCCGCAACGAGCATATCGCCTAGCACTTCGCACGACAGCAAATCGCGCTGCCGGTCATCGAGCGCTCGGGAACCGGGCTGAATATCCGCCTCCTGCGGGAATGCGGAAAGCAGCCACTGGGCAAAAGCGTGGATGGTGTTGATACGCAGGCCTCCGCCGGGCGTATCAAGCACACTGGCGAACAGACTGCGCGCCCGCTCGCGGGTTTCGGGATCGGCGCTCGCGCCTAAATTCTTCAATTCATCGCGCAGCTGGATATCGTCCATCCGAACCCAGCGGGCGAGCACATCGTTAACCCGAACCGCCATCTCTGCAGCGCCGGCTTTCGTGAAGGTGAGGCACAGAATTTGCGACGGATCATTGCCGGGTTTGAGCAATAACCGCAGCACCCGAGCAGAAAGGACCTGCGTTTTGCCAGTTCCGGCAGAGGCAGATAGCCAGACGCATTCGTCGGGATCAACCGCGAGACGCTGTTCGCCCTTCAGCTCGTGAACTTCGCCGCTCATTGCTCGTTCTCGCTGTCAAACCGCGCTTGCCATTCATCAAGCCGCATCAATTGGTCATAATCGGTGTAGCCGGGATAATCCGGCTCCAGCTTCGCTGTGAATGGTTGATTGCCCTTAATCCAATTGGCAATCGCCTCGCGCAGAAAGAACTCTGTGTTCGGCAGGAATTCATCGGGCAGCGGACCAGAGCGCTTCTGGCCAACCTTCAACGGGGTATCGACAAACCCAAATTTTTCATTCTCGGGGCCTGTCTTGATTTTCGGGTTTTTCGAAAGCGACCAATATTCGAACGCCGTTGCTTTACCTGAAACGCCTTCTATCCCGCCCCGCTCGGCAATCATCGCGATCAAGCCCAGCTGCAGTGCAAAGCCGGCCTCCACTTGCGACGATTTTGGCGGCTTGCCTGTCTTATAATCGACGATCGCCAACTCGCCGCCGGGCAATTGATCGATCCGGTCGGCGCGGCCATGAACGCGCACCCCGTCGATTACCATTTGGCCTTTTTCCTCAATCGCAACCGGCTTCCTTTGGGGGTTCGCGGCAATCTCCCGCTCGACCCAATCAAGCGCCGCAAGCAAGCGTGGAAGCCACAATCCCTCCATCAACGGATGAGCGTTTTGCTCTTCCAACACGCGGCGGGCGATTTCGCGCAATTGGCCACCCTCTTCATGCCAGCGCTGTAAAATCGCATGAGCCACCGTACCTTGCCACGCAGGCGAAGGCTCAGCATCAAGCGGATCAAGCGAGCGCAGGCGCAGGATCGATTGCGCGTAAAACTGATAGGGATCGCCGCGTAACCGGTCGAGCGCCGTCACCGCGATTGCTACATCGCGCTGATCGCTATTTGGCATCGGTTCGGGGCGGGAGTAGATCCCATCGTTCGGCTCTGCATCGTCAATCGCCTGCGCCAAAGCAACTGCCTCATTTTCGCGGTGCCGCGCAATCAAATCTTCGCCCAACAACGCCTTTACCCTCAGCAGAAAACGTGAGGGGATCGTTGGCCCCTCTGTATCCCGTTCAGCGCGGCTGAGCACGACTTCAGGCGCGCCAAGCGCTCCGGCCAAATCATGGGCCGAAAGGCCGATACGGAAATCGGCTCCCGGCACACCCAATGCTCGTAAAACTGGTGGCGCGAGAAGAGGATCGGCCGATGGTGTTGCGGGCCAATTGCCTTCGTTCAGACCTGCACAAATCACTAGATCTGTCCGGCTCATCCGCGACTCAAGCAATCCGTAAATGGCTACGCGGGAATGCCCGCCATAGGACGGACGAACTGCAACAGCTTCCATCGCATCGCGCAAGGCAAGGTGCAGCTCTGAAGGGTCCAGAGATGTGCCAGAATCGGAGGAATGAACTCTTAAATCCTCAACAAAACTTGCCAAAGCACGCCCGTCTTCACGCGACCAGATCGCATCACCGCATAGCGCTTCGCCAGCGACCGCCAGCCTGTTGAGCAATCCGGCCAGCGGCATTGGTCCAATGCAATCGAGCAACGGATTGAGGGCAATTTCGACTTCGCTAAACCAATCAGAAAGCTCAATATTTTCTGCCACATGGCGCAATACCGACAACCCCGGGGCAAGCCGCGGTCCGCGCAACGCGCGTTCAAATTTGCGTGCATTCTTCAGCCAACTGCCGCGATTATCGTCAAACCGGACAAGCGGATGCTCAAGCAAGGCCATCAAGGCAACAGGTGCAGCGCGTTCGGCCATCACTTCGGCCAGCAACAGCATCAACCGTCCTGCCGGTGTTTGCGGCAGTGGGCGTCCGGCTGAATCGTCCGCCTCGATATTCCAGCGCCGCAAATGCTGAACAACGCGCCGCGCCAGGCTTCGGTCGGGCGTAACAATTGATATGCGCTTCTCGGGTGTTTCGAGCGCTTCGCGAACAAGCAATGCAATGGCTTGCGCTTCGGCCTCAGGATTGGTGGTTTCCATGATCCGGACGCCAGCTAGGCGGCGCTTATCGGCGGGCAGGCTCGCCCAACGTTTGCTCGCTTCCGGCGGCAGGAAAAGGCTCGAAATCGCATGGGTCCGGTCGGGCGACGCGGCAGTCATACCCTTGCGGTGCCATTGCTGAACTTCGCCGCGGGCAATGCCCATCCGGTTAAGCAACAGCTTCATATGGTATTGCGGATGGGTGACCGCGTCACCGCGTTCAAAAGGAGTGTCGCCCGGCTCCTCGCCGCCGCCCGCAGCGCCGAGTTCCTCCCACACCGCATCATCGATCGACAGGTCAAAATCTGGCAGGATTACCGCGCCACCGGGCAATTGTGAAACGGTCTTAAGCAGCCTCGCCAGAGCCGGGGCAGCGCTTGTCACACCTGCGGCTACAACCGGATTTTCGGGCGGCGAAGCTTTCCACTGCTCTGCGGTCAAATCGAACAAACGATTGCGACGTGATGTCGCGTCCAAAGCGCCCATTGCCTGCAATTCTATGAGCCACCTCGCTTGCACACGAGCGAACAGGCGCAAACTGTCTTGCCAATGGCCAGACAAATCGCCGAGCAAATCGATTATCTCTTCTTTGAGCAGTTGTTCAGGCCCAATATCCTCGACCAACAACCTGTCCATCGTCGCGGCGGCGTCGCGTGCGAGCCGCAGCAATGTCGCGCCAGCCGGAGCTTTATCGCCGATTTCCTCGCTCAATATCTGGGCGAGCCTTAGCCATCTGCGCGTTGGATCGACCGCGACAGGAATGTCATTCGTGCCTAGCGGATCGAGCAAGCTACCTAGAGTCTCATCCAGATCAAGATCACCGACCACCGCCATGCGTGGCATCAGTATTCCGGCAGTACCCTGCGCACCGTAATACCGGATGAAAGCTTCCGAAACCGTCCGCATGGCCCGCGTGCTGGGGAGCAGCAGCGTCAACCGGGCTAGCCCGAAGTCACCTTGTGAATATCGCGGCACCAGTCCAGCGACCAGGGCGTCTGCAAAGCCCCGA is part of the Pontixanthobacter gangjinensis genome and encodes:
- a CDS encoding PD-(D/E)XK nuclease family protein, which encodes MGELNAPQIFSIAAHRGFADALVAGLVPRYSQGDFGLARLTLLLPSTRAMRTVSEAFIRYYGAQGTAGILMPRMAVVGDLDLDETLGSLLDPLGTNDIPVAVDPTRRWLRLAQILSEEIGDKAPAGATLLRLARDAAATMDRLLVEDIGPEQLLKEEIIDLLGDLSGHWQDSLRLFARVQARWLIELQAMGALDATSRRNRLFDLTAEQWKASPPENPVVAAGVTSAAPALARLLKTVSQLPGGAVILPDFDLSIDDAVWEELGAAGGGEEPGDTPFERGDAVTHPQYHMKLLLNRMGIARGEVQQWHRKGMTAASPDRTHAISSLFLPPEASKRWASLPADKRRLAGVRIMETTNPEAEAQAIALLVREALETPEKRISIVTPDRSLARRVVQHLRRWNIEADDSAGRPLPQTPAGRLMLLLAEVMAERAAPVALMALLEHPLVRFDDNRGSWLKNARKFERALRGPRLAPGLSVLRHVAENIELSDWFSEVEIALNPLLDCIGPMPLAGLLNRLAVAGEALCGDAIWSREDGRALASFVEDLRVHSSDSGTSLDPSELHLALRDAMEAVAVRPSYGGHSRVAIYGLLESRMSRTDLVICAGLNEGNWPATPSADPLLAPPVLRALGVPGADFRIGLSAHDLAGALGAPEVVLSRAERDTEGPTIPSRFLLRVKALLGEDLIARHRENEAVALAQAIDDAEPNDGIYSRPEPMPNSDQRDVAIAVTALDRLRGDPYQFYAQSILRLRSLDPLDAEPSPAWQGTVAHAILQRWHEEGGQLREIARRVLEEQNAHPLMEGLWLPRLLAALDWVEREIAANPQRKPVAIEEKGQMVIDGVRVHGRADRIDQLPGGELAIVDYKTGKPPKSSQVEAGFALQLGLIAMIAERGGIEGVSGKATAFEYWSLSKNPKIKTGPENEKFGFVDTPLKVGQKRSGPLPDEFLPNTEFFLREAIANWIKGNQPFTAKLEPDYPGYTDYDQLMRLDEWQARFDSENEQ